The window GGTCATTGTCCGCTCCTTTGCTCCATGTCCGGGAGGACATGCATCTGAAGAAAATTCCGCAGCAGGGCCGGGCCGTCCGGGGTCAAAATGGATTCGGGGTGGAATTGGACCCCGGCCCAGGGCCGATCCCTGTAGCGCAGCCCCATGACTTCGTCCTCGTCGGTCCAGGCCGTGCGTTCCAGCAGTTTTGGAGCCTCTTCCACCCGGACCAGCAGGGAATGGTAGCGTCCGCATTCCATGGGCTGCGGCATGTCGGCGAAAAGTCCTTCACCGGTATGCCGGACCAGGGAGGTCTTGCCGTGCATGATGCGCTCGCCCACAACCACCGAGGCCCCGGCATGGCTGCCAAGGATCTGGTGCCCCAGGCAGATGCCCAGCACTGGAGTCGTGGTCGGCAACCGCTTCAGGAACTCCAGGCAGTGCCCGGCCAGTTCGGGACGGCTTGGACCCGGAGAGATCACCACGGCCCGCAGGCTGGAATCGGCGGCCAGTTCCAGCAATTCCGGCTGGTCGTTGCGCACGACGTGCGGAAATTCCCCCAGGACCTGAAAGGCCTGGACCAGGTTGAAGGTGAACGAGTCGTAGTTATCGATAAGTAAAAACATCGCTGCCTCCCTGCCGGCTGAAGGCCTCGAAGAGCACCCGGGCCTTGTTGTGGCATTCTTGCCATTCCTTGTGCGGATCGGAGTCGTGGACAATCCCGGCCCCGGCCTGAAAATGCACCTGTCCATCGCGGACCCAGAGGCTGCGGATGGTAATGCCCGTATCCAAATTGACCGCGTCCCGCTCCGGGCCATCGGCCGGATTCAGGCCCAGCCAGCCCACGGCTCCGGCATACGGCCCCCGCGGCAGTCCTTCTTCCTCGGCGATGATTTCCATGGCCCGGATCTTGGGAGCGCCGCTGACCGTTCCGGCGGGGAAGGTGGCCTGGAGTACGTCCAGGGCGTCCTTGCCCTGGGCCAGTTGCGCCTGGACGTAGGAGGTCATGTGCATCACGTGCGAGAAGCGCTCCACCTGCATGTATTTTTCCACGCTCACCGAACCCGGAGCGGCGATCCGGCCCAGGTCGTTACGGCCCAGATCCACGAGCATCACGTGCTCGGCCCGTTCCTTGGGATCGGCCAGAAGTTCCTCGGCCAGCTCCCGGTCCCGGCTTTCGGTTTCTCCCCGGGGGCGGGTGCCGGCAATGGGCCGGGACTGGAGCACGCCTCCCTGGCAACGAACCAGTAGCTCCGGCGAGGAGCCCAAAAGAGTCAGTCGGGGCAGCCGCATGAAGAACATGTAGGGTGAGGGATTGATTTGGCGCAGGCGGCGGTAGAGTACAAAAGGCTCGCCGGAGAACGGGGCCTCGAACCGGGTGGAGAGCACGGTCTGGATCACCTCTCCGGTGCGGATCAATTCCTTGGTGCGGCGGACCCGCTCCATGAATTCCTCGGCTTCGGGCCTGTGGCGGACCTGTCCCATTACCGGTGGCTCATCCGGGGCGCTTTGCTGCAGTTCATCCACGCCGGTGCGTTCCGGGTCCAGGCTGAGCACGCAGCAGCGATGGTGCAGATGGTCGAACAGGGCCACCCGGCCGGGCAGCACCAGGCAGGCGTCGGACTGATTCAGGGGGAGATGGTCGGCCAGTTTGGGTTCGAGCAGTCCGGCCATGCCGTAACCGAAATAGCCGTAGAGGCCCCGGGCCAGGGCAGGCAGTTCGGCGAATTCGTCCTGGGGGTTGATCCGCACGGTGCCCAGGACCTCGCGCAAGGCAGGGACGAATGGATCTCCGTTCAGTTTCTCCAGGGAGGTGAGACGCGGATCCTGGCTCTGAATGTCCATGCGCCCATCCCGGCAACTGATGCGCAGCCGGAAATCCCAGGCGATCAGACTGTAGCGGCCAAGACGTCCGTCCACTTCTGCGCTTTCCAGCAGGATTCCCTGCCGTTTGCCCACCAGACCCAGGAACAGGCTGATGGGAGTCTGCACGTCCGCTGCCAGCCATTGGCCGGTTTGGGACAGGTTGATTGACATGGTGACTCCTTTGCAATGTCTGCGTTCGTGGTTCACGAAAAAAGCCGCCTTCCTGGGAGGAGAGGCGGCTTTTTTGGGGAGCGCGGCATGGTGACTTGCGCTCCAGGATTCTATGGGCCGGTCTCTCCTCCCTGCTCCGTGTTTCGCCACCACCAGCCGGCCCGCTGGGCCAGGACGTCCACGTCTCCGCCCGCGGCGAGATTGAGATGGGAGCGAAACATCCGCACCGCATCCTGGCTGAAGGGGTTGGCCTCGAACAGGTCCGCGAAGAGTCCGGCGTCTTCGGTGATCATCTTGCGGGCCGCTTCCAGGCGGCGGCGAAAGGAGGGGGTCACGAAGTCCCGGATGGCCTCGTCTCCGGCCAGGGCGGCCAGGTAGGCGCAGCTGGTGACGAAATTCAGCCCCTGGACGGCAGCCATGGCCCGATCATGGGTTTCCGGGGTGGTCCGGAAAGGGGTAAAACCCAGCCGGTGCATCAGGGCGCTCACGGCCTGTGCCGCCGCTTCGTCCCGGCCCAGGGTCACGGCCACCCGGGGTTCCTCACCGGGATCCTGGCCGAACAAGGGGTGGGTGCCCACCACCGGACCGGGATGGTGACGGAGCATCAGACCCAGGGGCTGGACCTTCACGGAGCAGACGTCCATGAGGATGCTTTGCGGAGCGCAGTGGGGGCAGCATCTGGCCAGGACGTCGGCCATGGCCGGCGCTGGAACGGCCAGGACCAGCAGATCCTGCTCCGGCAGCACGTCGGCCAGTTGGTTGTCCTCCAGCGGCTGGTCCATCCCGATTGTCGGGATTCCGGCGTCCCGCAGGCGGGAGAGGAACAGGCCGCCCATCCGCCCGCGCGAGCCGATCACGCAGCATCGGGAAAGGTGACGGGGCTGGTCGGCCGTGTCCGGGGTGTTCACCTGGACTCCTGCTGCGCCTGGGCCTGACATTCTTGGGCCAGTCCGGCCTTGAGTTCATTCCAGCGCGTCCAAAATTCCGGGAAGGATTTGGCCACGCAACCGGGCTGGTCCAGAGCCACGCCAATGCCGCCCAGTTCCAGCAGGGACAGGCTCATGGCCAGACGATGGTCCCCGTAGGTCCGGAAGGCAATCTGGCTTCCCGAAGGCAACGGGGCCGGCTCGATGCGCAGACCGTCGTCCAGGGCCGTGGTCGTGGCTCCGATCCGGGCCAGTTCCGTAACCACGGCGTCCAGCCGGTCGCTTTCCTTGATCCGCAGGTGGGCCACGTTGCGGATCGTGGTCGTGCCTCTGGCCTGGGCGGCCACCGCGGCCACGGTGGGCACCAGGTCCGGACAAGGGCCCATGTCCAGGTCCACGCCGCGCAACGCACCGCCGACCACGGTGACCTGATCCGGAATGTCGCGACTCCAGGCCACAGTGGCGCCCATCCGGGCCAGAATATCCACGATGGCCCGGTCGCCCTGAAGAGATTGGGGATTCAGGCCGCGCAGTCCCACTGGAACGGTGCTCAGGGCGCCGACAGCCAGAAAGTAGGAGGCATTGCTCCAGTCCCCTTCCACGGCCATGCTTTGGGCCTGATACGCTCCGGGTTGAATCCGGATGCGCAGGTGGCCGGGGGCGACATCACCCGGCGTGCGCCAGTCCACGTCCATCCAGCGCGCATGGTGCAGGGTCTGGACCTGGAAGTGCACGCCGAACCGTTCCATCACCTCCAGGGTCAATCCGACATAGGGCCAGGAAACCACCTTGCGCCCGCCCACCAGGATGGTCAACGGCGCACGGGCCAGCGGCGCGGCCAGGAGCAGGCCGGAAAGATACTGACTGGACTCGTCCAGATCGATGCTCGTTTCGCCTCCAGGCAGACCAGAGGCATGCAGGTGCAGAGGCGGGCAGCCGGGCTGTTCCAGGTACTCCACCTCGGCCCCCTGGGTGGTCAGGGCCGCGACCAGGCTGGCAATGGGCCGGGAGTGCATCTTGCCCCGGCCCTGAATGTGAAATGATCCGTGCCCGGCGGCCAGCACCGCGGTCAGCAGCCGGCAGGTGGTTCCGGATTCGCCCACGTCCATGACCAGGGGCTCCAGATTCAGCCTCCGATCGTGGCCCAGAGGGCCGCGGGGCATGCCGGAAACAGCGTACCGGCCCGGGCCGTCGCGCTGGATCAGGGCCGAGGCCCGGGCCAGAATATCCCGGGTCCGTTCCAGGTCCTCGCTTTCCAGGATATTTGTCAGCAAAGACCGGCCCGGGGCCAAGGCCGCGGCGATCAGGGCGCGGTGAGACAGGGATTTGGAGGCCGGAGCCTCGAGGATAACGGGATTTGGCATGGATGATTCCTGAAAAGAGATTGAAAAAAGCAATTACCTGAATGTTGAAAAAGTCCTTGTCCACAGTCCGTTCAAAAAAACCAAGTGCAAGGAGCAAAAAAAGTTCAAGGTCGAAGCGTATTTGTTCATACGTGAGAGTTTGAACTTTTTGTAGCGACGCAGCAATTGGGATTTTTTCAATGGACTGTTACCCTTCGCTGACGTCCAGGTACGGCCCTGACGGGTAACTGCCCAGGATGCGCAGGGTGTGGCAGTTGTCTCGCAGGTCGTTCAGAACCTGCTGGTATTCCTGGCGGCTGACGTCGCATTCCAGGTCAACGAAGAACACGTATTTCCATTTTTCACCCCGAAAAGGCCGGGATTCCAGTTTTTTCATGTTGATACCTTCCCGGGCCAGCAGATTCAGGACCGCGGCCAGAGCACCGGGCTTGTCCGGCAGGGTGAACAGCAGGGAGGTCTTGTCCTGGTTGCCGGCTCCGGCCGGCAGCGACCCAATGACCAGGAAGCGGGTCCAGTTGTCCGGCTGGTCCTCGATGCGTCGGGCCAGGGCAGTCAGGCCGAGCATGCGGCCCAGGCGGACATGGCCGATGGCCGCGCTGTCCGGTTCCTCCAATACCCGTCTGGCCGCGGCCGCGGTGCTTTCCGCGGGCACGATCCGGGCCGTGGGCAGATGCGAGCGCAGCCACGTGGAGCACTGCTCCAGGGCCTGGGGGTGGGAGTACACCTTGGTCACGTCGGCCAGCTGGCGGGCCGTGGACAGCAGGGCATGGCTGATCTTGCAGTAGATTTCCGCCTGCACGTGGACCTCGAATTGCAGAAACAAGTCCAGGCTTTGGCCCACGGTGCCCTGCAGGGAATTTTCCAGGGGAATCACGCCCAGTTCGGCCTCCCGAAGCACCACGGCCTGGAAAACCTCGTACAGGGTGGGTTTGGGTTGGAATTCCGCGCTGTGGCCCAGGTATTCCACCCCGGCAAAATAGGAAAAGGTACCTTCCGGTCCGAGGTAGACAATGTTCTGGGGGCGTTGCAGCCGTCGGGAGGAGGAGAGGATTTCTCTGTAGATGGAGCGCAGGTGCTCCTCTGGCAGAGGACCGGGGTTGGCTGCCGTCAAGCTGGCCAGAAGCTCCTTTTCCCGAAACGGTTTGAAGATGATGTCCCGCTGGTCCTGTTTGAGTCGGCCCACTTCCAGGCTCAGGGCTGCCCGGCTGTTGAGGATGGCCAGCAGCTGCTGATCAATGGCATCGATTTCCCGGCGCAGTGCAGCCATGCGGGCCTGGCTTTCCGGGGACAGCTCGGATGGGTTGGATGGGTGGGCGGGGGCAGAGGGATTCGGGCTCATGCTTCGCTGATCTCCTCGCTGATGGCCATGCCGAAATGCCGTCCGGCCGTGTCCAGGCGACAGAGGATTTCATCCCCCGGCGCCAGGGCAACCACGCTCACCGGGGAGCCGTCGGGGCGGACCAGACGGATGGTTTCCGCGTTTTGCAGAAAAATCGTGCCGGTTCGATCGCCGCAAGAGGCGGAAATCAGGATCAATGGCCGGATTTCCACCTTGGAGCGGCCGACCACGGCCAGGGATGTCCGACCGGTAGCGTCAACAATGAGCACTTCCCGGCCGGAAGCGATTTCCCCAAGATAGGCGGTTCGATCCCGGGGCAGCAGGGTGTAGGCATGCACGGCTCCGGCGTTGATCCGGAAGGGGCGGGCCGCGACATAGGGGTTTTCCTCGGTTTCAGCGTGAACCAGGAAGGTGAAGGCACTGGAATTGCCCACGAGCATGCCCTGGCCGGTGCGCAGCAGCGAGCAGGTGTCCACGCAGACCCGGTGGCCCAGGCCCACAGGGGTGATGGCATCAATCCGGGCGGTACTCAGTTCCAATCGGCCCTCGGAAAGCTTCAGTGCGGCAACAATGGCCTTCAACTCCGCCCCGGCCTCGGGCAGGACCACCACGAAATCCACCCCGCGCTCCAGGATGCCCGCGGCCAGTCGGGCCTGATCCAGGGAAGCGACCTCCACGCCCAGCCCATCGCCCTGGGCCAGAATATTCTCCACGGGAATGATTTCCCAGCCCAGCCGGAGCAGCACCTTGCCCTGGGTGCGCAGGCAGTGCACCGCGCTGTCTTCGTCGGCCTTGGATTCCAGGCAGACCGTGGAGAGTTCCTCTTCAGGCAGCACGGTGATCCGCCCCAGGGCCTTGATTTCCTCCACCCGGTCCGCCGGGGCGATGATGGCGTCCACCCCGGACTCCAAGGCCAAGGTGACGGTGGCTTTGTCGAAGGGTACGGCCTTGAACCAAACTTGGGTCATGATCATGTCCTCGTTTATTGCAAAAGTTCCATGGCCTGCGCCACTTCCCAGTCGTCATGGACGATGCCGTGCAGGGCCTGAACCAGGCGGGCGGGTTGCCGGGCCTGGAAGATGTTCCGGCCGATGGACAGTCCCGCGCCTCCGGCCTGGAGGCTGTCGGAAACCATGCGCACCAGGTCCTCGCTGCTGTCCAGTTTCGGTCCCCCGGCAATCACCACCGGCACGCAGCAACCGTCCACCACCTTGCGGAAGGACTCGATGCTGCCGGTGTAGGGCACCTTGACCACATCCGCGCCCAGTTCCACGCCCACCCGGGCACATTGGGCCACCACGCCCGGATCGTATTCATCGGCGATTTTCGGGCCGCGGGCATAGACCATGGCCAGCACCGGCATGCCCCAGTCCATGGCCGCGGTGGTGACCCGGCCCATCTGCTCCAGCATGTAGCGCTCGGTTTCGTCGCCCAGGTTGATGTGCAGGCTGACTGCGTCCGCACCCAGCTTGATGGCGTCCTCCACCGTGCCCACCAGGGTCTTGGCATTGGGAAACGGGGAGAGGGACGTGCTGGCCGAAAGGTGGACGATCAACCCGATGTCCGCGCCCTTGCCCCGGTGGGAGCAGCGCACCAGCCCCTTGTGCAGGATGATGGCATTGGCGCCGCCCTCGGCAACGCCGTTGATGGATTCGCGCATGTCCACCAGTCCGTCGATGGGGCCGACGCTGACGCCGTGGTCCATGGGCACGACGATGGTCCGGCCCGTATTGCGGTTGAAAATCCGCTCCAGGCGGACGGCTTTGCCCAAGTGCATGTTCTGCATGATCTGTCTCCCCGGCCCTATTCCCGGATTTGTCTCAAGCAGACCGCCTGGTTGCCGCCTTGGCCAAAAAAAAGGGCCGCCGGCGGTTTGCCTGCGGCCCTTGAGAGCGGTTTGCTATGGTTTCCTAGTTTTTTGGATGCACCGCTTCCCTCTGACCACAGGTCAATCCACGCCAAAAATAAAAAAAACCAAAATAAAAATTCGTGGTGTGGAGGATGGTCGAGGAGTGCATGGCCCTGGTCAATACTGAAAGCCGGCAAGACATGTCAAGTATTTTTTTCTTTTTGCCATGGGGGTACTTGCAACTTGAAAGGTTTTTTGAAACGATGATTCTTCAAAGCCATCAATAACAGGGGATGACCACATATGGATAAAAAAAGCTGGTTGCAAAAATTGGAGTCCATGGAGCAGGAGCGCCAGGACGTCGAAACCCCGGAAGATGACGAGCGCGGGACATGGCGCGACGCTCTCGAGGGACGGGGAAAATATGTGATTTTCGGCGGCGTTGGGCTGTTCGTCTTTGTTATACTGGTGATTATTGCCTCTTCGGGTGGGGGGGGCAACGTTGACCGGGACCTTCAGGACATTCTGGCCCGGTTGGAGGTCATCGAGACGCGAATCGTTGGACTGGAAAACCAGGAAAGCGGACGGCAGCAGGCCCTGGTGCGCATGCAGGGCGATTTCAGCATCCTGACCATGCGGGTGGACAAGCTTTCCCGGGAGATGAAGGAAGCTGTTACCGAGGAGACGCCACGCCCGGCCGCGGCGCAACAGCCGCGGCAGGAGCAGCCCGCCCGACAGCAGCCCGCCCAGCAGCCGGCGCGCCAACAGCAGCAGGCCGCTGCTACGCCACCGGCCGCGCCAACTCCAGCTCCGTCTCCGCCTCAGCAGGAACGTCCGGCCGCATCCAGGCCGGTGACCCACGAAGTCCAGCCCGGCGAGACGTTGTTCCGCATCAGCCGGACCTACGGGGTTTCCGTGGATGATCTGCGCCGCCTGAACAATATTACCGGAGATCGGATCAATCCCGGCCAGGTGCTCACTGTTCGTCCCTAGCAGAAATTCGACAAGCTGACCAAATAGTCTCGAGGCGTCCGCGCCCGCGATCTTTCCCCAGCCACCGAACACGGCCCTCGGCCGTGTTCGGTGGCTGTTGTGTTTGGCAACCACTCGGTCCCACCACGCTCCATCACGCCGTGTGGGGGGAAGCAGACCGCGACCACGAAATGCCCGTTCCCCGCTACAGCAGTCGCAGGTTCCAGTTGAAGGGGGATGTTCGGGGGCGCTGGGTCAGGCCCGCGGGGAGTTTTTCCTCCAACTCCACGAACAGCCGGTAGCCCGCAGATTCCAGACGGGGCAGGTGCGGCCGCACGTCCAGGGACCAGTCCGGGTAAACCCAGAGATCAGGGCCGTATTCCCGGACCCAGGCGACCTCCTCCTTGGGGCTGACCACCGGGGTGTCCACCCTGAGCTCCTCGGCCCGCCAGCGGGATACGCACAAGGGCCAGAAACCGGCTGTGACAAGGCCCAGGGGCAACGGGGCGTTTTGCGGTAAATCCAAAAACGCCTGTTCGTCCAACTCCGGGCTGACCACCGCCCCGGCAAAGCCGAGCAGGGCCAGTTGCTCCAGGGCCAGAGCGTTGGCTGTGTTGCAGAAAGGTCCGGCCCAGAGGCGGATCGTTGGTGTGGCTCTCCCAATTGCTTCCCCAATTGCTTTTTGGAGGTGGGCGGGTTGCATGGTGGGCGGAGTTTCAAACAGCGCCGCCTGCCAGGGGGCATTGCAGACGAACAATGTCGCCCCGGCGCCGCGTACCCGGATAAGGGCGTCGATCCAGAGCTGCTCCTCCTCCGGCCAGATGACCGGCGGCAGCCACCAGCACAGCTCGCGGCACGTGGCATCGTTCATGTGCTCCAGAAATTTGGGGTCCAGCCACATGGCCCGGGTCGTGCTTTTATCGCGACGCAGGGGCCGCCGGGAGACACGCATCACCCAGGAACGGGTCAGCGGAGCAGTGACCTCGGACAAGACCGGCAGGAATTGTGAGGCGGGAATGGGGGACTCACCCCGGTCCGGCCGGTCCGAAGCGATTTCTGCGGCCTCCTGCTCCAGTTGCCGCAAGAGTTGTTGCAATTCCGGCTCCCGGCGATCGATCAGCCAGACCGGGGTGCCGGGCGGAGGCAGGGCCGAACCGCGATCCATGCCCTGGCCCATCCGGCGCAACGCGGCTTTGTGCCGGCCCTGATTGATGACGTGGCCTTTGTCCGGGCTTTGGGGAGTGCCTTTTTCTGAAGCTCTGCCGGTATTTTTCCCCAAGGCTCTGCCTGGACCTTGGGCCAGGTCGAACCGGCCGCCCTTGGGCAGCGGCCGGGTGACGCGGATGACCCGGTGCCAGGGCTGATCCTCGGTGCCCAACCGGAGCAGATCGCCGGGAAGCAGGGGGACTCGAGGACGGATGAACGGGGTTTTGGCGTCCTTGGGCACATGGCCGGCGAGCATGCCGGAACCGAGATGGCTGTCCGGAGCCAGGGGGATGTAGCGGCGCTGGGGCAGGAACCCGGCGTGGGAGCCGGGACGCCCCAGGGCCATCTCCAGCAAGGCCGCGGCCTCCTTTCTGGACCGCGTCGACGCCGCCTCGTCGCGCAGCAAACGGTATGCGGTGACGGTGTAAAAGACGTAGTGGGCACTTTTCTTGCGACCCTCGATTTTCCAGGTCCGGACCTGGGGAATGTCCAGGAGGGTTTTGACCAGCACGTCCAGACTCAGGTCCTGACAGGAGAAGAAGCCTCCCCGGCGGCCTTCCTGAGCGTAGCGCCGGCGGCAGGGCTGCACGCAGCGTCCGCGCAGCCCGCTCTTGCCGCCCATGTAGCTGCTCCAGTAGCAACGTCCGGACACGGCGTAGCACAGTGCGCCGTGCACAAACACCTCCAGGTGCATCTCTGGCGGGCATGCCGCGGCCATCTGCTTGATTTCATCCAGGTGCAGCTCCCGGGGCAGAACCACCTGCCGGATCCCCAGGCGGGCCGCCGTGCTCAGCCCGACAGGAGGAGTGACGCAGGCCAGGGTGGACAGATGCAGCTCTCCGGAAAATCCGCACTGCCCCGCCAGGGCCAGCAGGCCCAGGTCCTGGACAATCAGCCCGTCCGGCTGAACATGGCGCTGCAACTGATCCACCAGCCGCCCTGCGGCCGCAAGGTCACCGGGCTTGACCAGCGTGTTCATGGCCACCAGCACCCGACGGCCCTTGGCATGGGCCAACCGGGTCAGGTCAGCCAACTCCGCCAAGGAAAAGTTCTCCGCCTCCATGCGGGCCGAAAAATGCTTCAACCCGCAATATACGGCATCCGCACCAGCGGCCAAAGCCGCCAGAAAAGCCTGCCGATCCCCGGCCGGAGCCAGGATCTCCGGGACATGGCCTCGGGAAGGGGGTGTGTTTGACATGACCGTGCCTCTACCCGGTTCATGGCGGATTGACAATTTTATGTCATCAGCATTCTGGACGCGGAGTACGTGGTATTCGCACCAAAAATCTCGTAAGCGCTCAAAGCCCTTGGGGATTGAGCTTTTGGATCCACTCGGTCCCAGACTTAGTGGCAAAGAAACCGGCTTGTGCTTGAGGCCGGGACCAAATGCTGACGCGGGGGAAAGGATAGCGGCATAAGCGAAACTTGGTCTCCACCTTAAAAGAGCCGCTAGGCTGTCCAAACGATCGGACC of the Desulfonatronum thioautotrophicum genome contains:
- a CDS encoding anthranilate synthase component II, which encodes MFLLIDNYDSFTFNLVQAFQVLGEFPHVVRNDQPELLELAADSSLRAVVISPGPSRPELAGHCLEFLKRLPTTTPVLGICLGHQILGSHAGASVVVGERIMHGKTSLVRHTGEGLFADMPQPMECGRYHSLLVRVEEAPKLLERTAWTDEDEVMGLRYRDRPWAGVQFHPESILTPDGPALLRNFLQMHVLPDMEQRSGQ
- the aroA gene encoding 3-phosphoshikimate 1-carboxyvinyltransferase, whose amino-acid sequence is MPNPVILEAPASKSLSHRALIAAALAPGRSLLTNILESEDLERTRDILARASALIQRDGPGRYAVSGMPRGPLGHDRRLNLEPLVMDVGESGTTCRLLTAVLAAGHGSFHIQGRGKMHSRPIASLVAALTTQGAEVEYLEQPGCPPLHLHASGLPGGETSIDLDESSQYLSGLLLAAPLARAPLTILVGGRKVVSWPYVGLTLEVMERFGVHFQVQTLHHARWMDVDWRTPGDVAPGHLRIRIQPGAYQAQSMAVEGDWSNASYFLAVGALSTVPVGLRGLNPQSLQGDRAIVDILARMGATVAWSRDIPDQVTVVGGALRGVDLDMGPCPDLVPTVAAVAAQARGTTTIRNVAHLRIKESDRLDAVVTELARIGATTTALDDGLRIEPAPLPSGSQIAFRTYGDHRLAMSLSLLELGGIGVALDQPGCVAKSFPEFWTRWNELKAGLAQECQAQAQQESR
- a CDS encoding LysM peptidoglycan-binding domain-containing protein, producing MDKKSWLQKLESMEQERQDVETPEDDERGTWRDALEGRGKYVIFGGVGLFVFVILVIIASSGGGGNVDRDLQDILARLEVIETRIVGLENQESGRQQALVRMQGDFSILTMRVDKLSREMKEAVTEETPRPAAAQQPRQEQPARQQPAQQPARQQQQAAATPPAAPTPAPSPPQQERPAASRPVTHEVQPGETLFRISRTYGVSVDDLRRLNNITGDRINPGQVLTVRP
- a CDS encoding 3-dehydroquinate synthase II family protein, encoding MTQVWFKAVPFDKATVTLALESGVDAIIAPADRVEEIKALGRITVLPEEELSTVCLESKADEDSAVHCLRTQGKVLLRLGWEIIPVENILAQGDGLGVEVASLDQARLAAGILERGVDFVVVLPEAGAELKAIVAALKLSEGRLELSTARIDAITPVGLGHRVCVDTCSLLRTGQGMLVGNSSAFTFLVHAETEENPYVAARPFRINAGAVHAYTLLPRDRTAYLGEIASGREVLIVDATGRTSLAVVGRSKVEIRPLILISASCGDRTGTIFLQNAETIRLVRPDGSPVSVVALAPGDEILCRLDTAGRHFGMAISEEISEA
- a CDS encoding prephenate dehydrogenase/arogenate dehydrogenase family protein — protein: MNTPDTADQPRHLSRCCVIGSRGRMGGLFLSRLRDAGIPTIGMDQPLEDNQLADVLPEQDLLVLAVPAPAMADVLARCCPHCAPQSILMDVCSVKVQPLGLMLRHHPGPVVGTHPLFGQDPGEEPRVAVTLGRDEAAAQAVSALMHRLGFTPFRTTPETHDRAMAAVQGLNFVTSCAYLAALAGDEAIRDFVTPSFRRRLEAARKMITEDAGLFADLFEANPFSQDAVRMFRSHLNLAAGGDVDVLAQRAGWWWRNTEQGGETGP
- a CDS encoding 2-amino-3,7-dideoxy-D-threo-hept-6-ulosonate synthase encodes the protein MHLGKAVRLERIFNRNTGRTIVVPMDHGVSVGPIDGLVDMRESINGVAEGGANAIILHKGLVRCSHRGKGADIGLIVHLSASTSLSPFPNAKTLVGTVEDAIKLGADAVSLHINLGDETERYMLEQMGRVTTAAMDWGMPVLAMVYARGPKIADEYDPGVVAQCARVGVELGADVVKVPYTGSIESFRKVVDGCCVPVVIAGGPKLDSSEDLVRMVSDSLQAGGAGLSIGRNIFQARQPARLVQALHGIVHDDWEVAQAMELLQ
- a CDS encoding peptidase U32 family protein, with the protein product MSNTPPSRGHVPEILAPAGDRQAFLAALAAGADAVYCGLKHFSARMEAENFSLAELADLTRLAHAKGRRVLVAMNTLVKPGDLAAAGRLVDQLQRHVQPDGLIVQDLGLLALAGQCGFSGELHLSTLACVTPPVGLSTAARLGIRQVVLPRELHLDEIKQMAAACPPEMHLEVFVHGALCYAVSGRCYWSSYMGGKSGLRGRCVQPCRRRYAQEGRRGGFFSCQDLSLDVLVKTLLDIPQVRTWKIEGRKKSAHYVFYTVTAYRLLRDEAASTRSRKEAAALLEMALGRPGSHAGFLPQRRYIPLAPDSHLGSGMLAGHVPKDAKTPFIRPRVPLLPGDLLRLGTEDQPWHRVIRVTRPLPKGGRFDLAQGPGRALGKNTGRASEKGTPQSPDKGHVINQGRHKAALRRMGQGMDRGSALPPPGTPVWLIDRREPELQQLLRQLEQEAAEIASDRPDRGESPIPASQFLPVLSEVTAPLTRSWVMRVSRRPLRRDKSTTRAMWLDPKFLEHMNDATCRELCWWLPPVIWPEEEQLWIDALIRVRGAGATLFVCNAPWQAALFETPPTMQPAHLQKAIGEAIGRATPTIRLWAGPFCNTANALALEQLALLGFAGAVVSPELDEQAFLDLPQNAPLPLGLVTAGFWPLCVSRWRAEELRVDTPVVSPKEEVAWVREYGPDLWVYPDWSLDVRPHLPRLESAGYRLFVELEEKLPAGLTQRPRTSPFNWNLRLL
- the pheA gene encoding prephenate dehydratase; amino-acid sequence: MSPNPSAPAHPSNPSELSPESQARMAALRREIDAIDQQLLAILNSRAALSLEVGRLKQDQRDIIFKPFREKELLASLTAANPGPLPEEHLRSIYREILSSSRRLQRPQNIVYLGPEGTFSYFAGVEYLGHSAEFQPKPTLYEVFQAVVLREAELGVIPLENSLQGTVGQSLDLFLQFEVHVQAEIYCKISHALLSTARQLADVTKVYSHPQALEQCSTWLRSHLPTARIVPAESTAAAARRVLEEPDSAAIGHVRLGRMLGLTALARRIEDQPDNWTRFLVIGSLPAGAGNQDKTSLLFTLPDKPGALAAVLNLLAREGINMKKLESRPFRGEKWKYVFFVDLECDVSRQEYQQVLNDLRDNCHTLRILGSYPSGPYLDVSEG
- a CDS encoding anthranilate synthase component I family protein encodes the protein MSINLSQTGQWLAADVQTPISLFLGLVGKRQGILLESAEVDGRLGRYSLIAWDFRLRISCRDGRMDIQSQDPRLTSLEKLNGDPFVPALREVLGTVRINPQDEFAELPALARGLYGYFGYGMAGLLEPKLADHLPLNQSDACLVLPGRVALFDHLHHRCCVLSLDPERTGVDELQQSAPDEPPVMGQVRHRPEAEEFMERVRRTKELIRTGEVIQTVLSTRFEAPFSGEPFVLYRRLRQINPSPYMFFMRLPRLTLLGSSPELLVRCQGGVLQSRPIAGTRPRGETESRDRELAEELLADPKERAEHVMLVDLGRNDLGRIAAPGSVSVEKYMQVERFSHVMHMTSYVQAQLAQGKDALDVLQATFPAGTVSGAPKIRAMEIIAEEEGLPRGPYAGAVGWLGLNPADGPERDAVNLDTGITIRSLWVRDGQVHFQAGAGIVHDSDPHKEWQECHNKARVLFEAFSRQGGSDVFTYR